The Polaribacter sp. MED152 region AAAGTATTTTATGATGCGTTAGATATTGTAGAAGAAAGAAAAGGAGAAGGTGAAGAAAAATCAGCTTTAGAGATTTGGAAAGATGGTTTATCTAATGTAATGCCTCACGTAGAAGTTCGTTCAAGACGAGTTGGTGGTGCAACATTTCAAATACCAATGCAAATTAGACCGGACAGAAAAGTGTCTATGGCAATTAAATGGATGATTTTATATACTCGTAAGAGAAATGAAAAAACCATGGCACAGCGTTTAGCAGCTGAAATTTTAGCTGCGGCTAAAGAAGAAGGTGCTGCTGTTAAGAAAAGAGTAGATACTCATAAAATGGCAGAAGCAAACAAAGCATTCTCACACTTTAGATTTTAATAGAAATGGCTAGAAATTTAAAATATACAAGAAATATTGGTATTGCAGCACATATTGATGCTGGTAAGACAACAACTACAGAGCGTGTATTGTATTATACAGGAGTTTCTCATAAAATTGGAGAAGTTCATGATGGTGCAGCTACAATGGACTGGATGGAGCAAGAGCAAGAAAGAGGTATTACAATTACTTCTGCTGCAACTACTTGTACTTGGCAGTTTCCATTAGAGAACGCGCAACCAACACCAGAAACTAAAGGATATCACTTTAATATTATTGATACTCCTGGTCACGTAGATTTTACTGTTGAAGTAAATAGATCTTTACGTGTATTAGATGGTTTGGTTTTCTTGTTTTCTGCTGTTGATGGTGTAGAGCCTCAATCAGAAACAAACTGGAGATTGGCTGATAACTATAAAGTACCAAGAATTGGATTCGTTAACAAAATGGATCGTCAAGGTTCTGACTTTTTAGGAGTTTGTCAGCAAGTAAAAGATATGTTAAAATCTAATGCTGTACCAATCGTTTTAAATATTGGTGAAGAGGATGGTTTTAAAGGAATTATCGATTTAGTGAAGAATCGTGCTATTGTATGGCATGATCAAACACAAGGGGCAACTTTTGATGTAATTGAAATTCCAGATGATTTAAAAGAAGAAGCAAGAAAATATAGAGCTTTATTAATAGAAGAAGTAGCAAGTTACGATGAGAACTTACTAGAAAAATTCATGGAAGATGAAGATTCTATTACTGAAGAAGAGGTACATGCTGCTTTAAGAGCTGCTGTTATGGATATGGCTATCATACCTATGATTTGTGGTTCTGCATTTAAAAATAAAGGTGTTCAGTTCTTATTAGATGCTGTATGTCGTTATTTACCTTCTCCTATTGATAAGGAAGGTATTGTAGGTGTTAATCCAGATACAGACGAAGAAGAATTACGTAAGCCAGATGTTAAGGAGCCATTCGCTGCTTTAGCATTTAAAATTGCAACAGATCCTTTCGTAGGTCGTTTAGCATTTTTTAGAGCTTATTCAGGTCGTTTAGATGCTGGTTCTTATGTTTTAAATAACAGATCAAATAAAAAAGAGCGTATATCACGTATCTATCAAATGCATGCGAACAAGCAAAATGCAATTGATTTTATTGAGGCTGGAGATATTGGTGCTGCTGTAGGTTTTAAGTCAATTAAAACTGGTGATACTTTATCTGATGAAAAACATCCAATTGTTTTAGAATCTATGGATTTTCCAGATCCAGTAATTGGTATCGCTGTTGAGCCAAAAACAAAAGCTGACGTTGATAAGTTAGGTATTGGTTTAGGTAAATTAGCAGAAGAAGATCCTACATTCACAGTTAGAACAGATGAAGCTTCAGGTCAGACTATTATTTCTGGTATGGGTGAATTACACTTAGATGTAATTGTAGATCGTTTAAAGCGTGAATTTAAAGTAGAAGTTAACCAAGGGCAACCTCAGGTTGAGTATAAAGAAGCTATTACTGCATCTGCAGATCATAGAGAAGTTTATAAGAAACAGTCTGGTGGTCGTGGTAAATTTGCAGACATCGTGTTTACTATGGAGCCTGCAGATGAAGGTGTTCAAGGTTTACAGTTTGAATCTATAATTAAGGGTGGTAACGTTCCTAAAGAATTTGTACCTTCTGTAGAGAAAGGATTCAAAGAAGCAATGAGAAACGGACCTTTAGCTGGTTATGAGATGGATTCTATGAAAGTTACTTTAAAGGATGGATCTTTCCACGCAGTGGATTCTGATCAATTATCTTTTGAGTTGGCTGCAAAATTAGGTTTTAAAGCTGCTGCTAAAGCTGCTAAAGCTAAAATCATGGAGCCTTTAATGAAGTTAGAAGTTTTAACTCCAGAAGAAAATATGGGGGATATCGTTGGTGACTTGAACAGAAGAAGAGGTCAAGTAAACGATATGTCAGACAGAGCTGGTGCTAAAGTTGTAAAAGCTATAGTTCCATTATCAGAAATGTTTGGTTATGTTACTGCCTTAAGAACAATGTCTTCTGGTAGAGCAACATCAACAATGGAATTTTCTCACTATGCAGAAACTCCTTCTAATATTTCAGAAGAAGTAATTGCTGCTGCTAAAGGTTAATCTACTAAAACAAATAAGATGAGTCAAAAAATTAGAATAAAATTAAAGTCTTACGATTATAATTTAGTAGATAAATCTGCTGAAAAGATTGTAAAGACAGTTAAAAGTACTGGAGCTATTGTTAATGGTCCAATACCTTTACCAACACATAAAAAGATTTTTACTGTTTTACGTTCTCCACACGTAAATAAAAAATCTAGAGAGCAATTTCAATTAGCTGCTTACAAAAGATTATTAGACATTTATAGTTCTTCTTCGAAAACTATTGATGCTTTAATGAAGCTTGAGTTACCAAGTGGTGTGGAAGTAGAAATTAAGGTATAAGTATTACTAAAAAAACTTTTGATTTAATGATTTTGTTAAATCAAAAGTTTTTTATACTTTTGCAACCCGAAATAGAGTAGGGTAAAGTTTTGTATTTGTGATAAATAAATCAAAACTACATGTCCAGAGCGTTTCGCGAAGGAAAAACGGAAAAACAAAATCAGCGTTGAATTTGTTTTGACGCTTTTTTTTTACAGAAATGTAAAAGGGCTAGATTAGAAACATTTGTTTCAAACAATTAATAGAAATAGACGCGCTGGAAAATAATCTATCGTCTTAAAATTTAAAATTAATGTCTGGGTTAATAGGTAGAAAAATTGGAATGACCAGCTTATTTGATGAAAATGGGAAGAATATTCCTTGTACAGTAATCGAAGCAGGTCCTTGCGTTGTTACCCAAGTCAGAACCGAAGAGGTTGACGGCTACAATGCGTTGCAACTTGGTTTCGATGACAAAAAAGCAAAGAGTTCTAACAAAGCGTTAGATGGTCACTTTAAAAAAGCTGGCACAACTGCTAAGAAAAAAGTTGTTGAATTTCAAGGGTTTGAAGAAGAGTATAAATTAGGAGATGCTATTACTGTAGAGCATTTTACTGAGGGAGAATTTGTTGATGTTTCAGGTACTTCTAAAGGTAAAGGTTTTCAGGGTGTTGTTAAGCGTCATGGTTTTGGTGGTGTAGGTCAAGCTACTCACGGTCAACATAACCGTTTAAGAGCTCCTGGTTCTATTGGCGCTGCATCTTATCCTGCAAGAGTATTCAAAGGAATGCGTATGGCAGGAAGAATGGGAGGAGAGAAAGTGAAAGTACAAAACTTAAGAGTGTTAAAAGTAGTTGCTGAAAAGAACTTACTTGTTGTTAAAGGAGCTGTTCCTGGACATAAAAACGCTTTTGTAACTATTCAGAAATAATGAAAGTAGCAGTTTTAGATATTACAGGTAAAGATACAGGTAGAAAGGTTGAGCTTTCTAAAGATGTATTTGGTATAGAGCCTAACGATCATGCAATTTATTTAGATGTAAAACAGTATTTGGCAAATCAACGTCAAGGTACTCATAAGTCTAAAGAAAGGGCAGAAATAGTTGGTTCAACAAGAAAGATTAAAAAACAAAAAGGAACTGGTACTGCAAGAGCAGGATCTATCAAGTCTGGTGTTTTTAGAGGTGGTGGACGTATGTTCGGACCAAGACCTAGAAATTATTCTTTCAAGTTAAATAAAAATTTAAAGCGTTTGGCTAGAAAGTCTGCTTTAAGTATTCAAGCAAATGATAAGAATTTAGTAGTTGTTGAAGATTTTAACTTTGACACTCCAAAGACAAAAAACTTCGTAGATGTTTTAAAATCTTTAGAGTTAGATGCTAAAAAATCATTATTTGTTTTAGATGGTGAAAATGCAAATGTTTATTTGTCTTCACGTAATTTAAAAAATTCTAAAGTTATTAAAGCTTCAGAAATTAATACTTATGGTGTTTTAAATGCTAATAAGATAGTAATAACAGAAGGTTCTTTAGAAGGAATTAATTCAAATTTAAGCAAATAGGGAAATGAGTATTTTAATTAAACCTATTATCACGGAAAAAGCAACAAACGATAGTGAATTATTTAATCGTTATGCATTTGTTGTAGATAAAAACGCTAACAAATTAGAAATTAAAAGTGCAGTTGAATCTGCATATGGAGTTTCTATTTCAAGTGTAAAAACTTTAAATTATCCAATTCAGAGAAATACTAAGTATACTAAGAAAGGTTTAGTAACTGGAATTAAAAGTGGGTATAAGAAAGCTATTGTACAGTTAGCAGAAGGAGAAAGTATTGATTTTTATAACAATCTTTAAGAAAAGACACAATGTCAGTTAGAAAATTAAAACCAATAACACCAGGTCAGCGTTTTAGAGTTGTAAATGGGTTCGACGCCATAACAACTGATAAGCCGGAAAAGTCATTATTGGCACCGAAAAAAAGATCTGGAGGTCGAAACAGTCAAGGTAGAATGACTACACGTAACATAGGTGGAGGTCATAAGCAGAAATATCGTATTATCGATTTTAAAAGAGATAAGAAAGATGTTCCTGCAACAGTTAAAACTATAGAGTACGATCCAAATCGTACTGCATTTATTGCTTTACTTAGTTATGCTGATGGTGAAAAGAGATATGTAATTGCTCAAAACGGTTTAACTGTAGGTCAGACTGTAGTTTCAGGAAGTGGTATTACTCCAGAAATTGGTAATGCAATGCCTTTAAGTGAAATTCCATTAGGAACAACTATTTCATGTATTGAGTTACGTCCTGGTCAGGGTGCTGTTATGGCAAGATCTGCTGGATCTTTTGCTCAGTTAATGGCAAGAGATGGTAAGTATGCTACTGTTAAATTACCTTCAGGTGAAACTAGATTAATTCTACTTACTTGTATGGCTACAATTGGAGTTGTATCTAATTCAGATCATCAATTATTAGTTTCTGGTAAAGCTGGTAGAAGAAGATGGTTAGGTAGAAGACCAAGAGTTAATGCTGTTAGAATGAACCCTGTAGATCACCCAATGGGAGGTGGTGAAGGACGTTCTTCTGGAGGTCATCCAAGATCAAGAAATGGTATACCTGCTAAAGGTTACAAAACTAGATCTAAGACTAAGGCTAGTAATAAGTATATCATAGAACGTAGAAAGAAATAATTAAGTTATGGCAAGATCATTAAAAAAAGGACCTTACGTTCACTATAAGTTAGAGAAAAAAGTGTTAGCTAATGTAGAAGCTGGAAATAAAACAGTTATTAAGACTTGGTCTAGAGCAAGTATGATAACTCCAGATTTCGTTGGTCAAACTATTGCAGTTCACAATGGACGTCAGTTTGTACCAGTTTACGTTACTGAAAACATGGTAGGGCATAAATTAGGCGAATTTTCACCAACACGTTCTTTTAGAGGACATGCAGGTGCAAAAAATAAAGGTAAAAAATAGTAGGAAATGGGAGTTCGTAAAAAAAATATGGCAGATCAGTTAAAAGCAGATAGAAAGCAACGTGCTTTCGCTAAGCTTACTAACTGTCCTACATCACCAAGAAAAATGCGTTTAGTTGCTGATCAAGTAAGAGGTGTTGAAGTTGAAAAAGCTTTACAAATCTTAAAATTCAGTCCTAAAGAGGCATCTATTAATTTAGAAAAATTATTGTTATCTGCAATTGCAAATTGGCAAGCTAAGAATGAAGATTCATCTATAGAAGATGCTGGTTTATTCGTAAAGTCTATTTGTGTAGATAGCGCAGGTATGTTAAAAAGATTAAGACCTGCTCCACAAGGTCGTGCTCATAGAATTCGTAAGCGTTCTAATCACGTTACTTTAGAGTTAGGTAGTAAAAATTTAAGTAATTAATCAAAGTAGAAATGGGACAAAAAACAAATCCAATTGGGAATCGTTTAGGAATCATCAGAGGTTGGGAGTCTAACTGGTATGGTGGAAATGACTACGGAGATAAAATTGCTGAAGATGATAAGATAAGAAAGTATATTCATGCTAGATTATCTAAAGCAAGTGTTTCTAGAGTAATTATAGAGCGTACTTTAAAACTTGTAACCGTTACTATTACTACTGCCCGTCCAGGTATCATTATTGGTAAAGGAGGTCAGGAAGTAGACAAGTTAAAAGAGGAGCTTAAGAAAATTACTGGTAAAGAAGTTCAAATTAATATTTTTGAAATTAAGCGTCCAGAATTAGATGCAAGATTAGTTGCAACTAGTGTTGCACGTCAAATTGAAAATAGAATTTCTTACAAGAGAGCTATAAAAATGGCAATTGCTGCTACAATGCGTATGAATGCTGAAGGTATCAAAATTCAGATTTCAGGACGTTTAAATGGAGCAGAAATGGCTAGATCAGAACATTTTAAAGAAGGTAGAATTCCTCTTTCTACTTTTAGAGCTGACATTGATTATGCTTTAGTTGAAGCGCATACAACCTATGGTAGATTAGGTGTAAAAGTATGGATAATGAAAGGTGAGGTTTATGGTAAAAGAGAGTTATCTCCTTTAGTTGGTTTGTCTAAAAAGCAAGGTGGTAAAGGTGGTGATAGATCTAAACGTCAACCACGTAGAAGAAAATAATTTTTAAACTAGAAATTAAAAATGTTACAGCCAAAAAGAGTAAAATATCGTAAGGTACAGAAAGGCAAAGGAAATATGTCTGGAAACTCTCAAAGAGGTAATCAACTTTCTAACGGAATGTTTGGTATTAAATCTTTGGACCAGAATTTATTAACTTCACGTCAGATTGAAGCAGCTCGTATTGCAGCTACTCGTCATATGAAAAGAGAAGGTCAGTTATGGATTAAAATCTTTCCAGATAAACCTATTACAAAGAAACCTTTAGAGGTACGTATGGGTAAAGGTAAAGGTGCTCCAGATCATTTCGTAGCAGTAATCAAACCAGGTAGAATTTTGTTTGAAGTTGGTGGTGTACCAATGAACGTAGCAAAAGAAGCTCTTCGTTTAGCTGCTCAAAAACTTCCAGTAAGAACGAAGTTTGTAATCGCAAGAGATTTTGATATTAACGCATAATTCTAAAGAAAATGAAACAGTCAGAAATTAAAGAATTATCTACAGCTGATCTTAATGAAAAGTTGGTAGCGTTGCAAAAAAATTATACCGATCTTAAAATGGCTCACGCAATTACTCCTATGGAGAATCCTTTGCAGTTGAGAAGTTTAAGAAGAACTGTAGCAAGAATTGCAACAGAATTAACAAAAAGAGAATTACAATAATTCTATAGTCAGTTTTAAAGATGGAAAAAAGAAATCTTAGAAAAGAGAGAATTGGTGTTGTTTCTAGTAGCAAAATGGAGAAATCTATTGTTGTTTCTGAAACGAAAAGAGTAAAACACCCAATGTACGGTAAATTCGTTTTAAAGACGAAAAAGTACGTTGCACACGACGAACAGAATGATTGCAACGAAGGAGATACTGTTAGGATCATGGAAACTAGACCTATGAGTAAATCTAAACGTTGGAGATTAGTAGAAATCCTAGAAAGAGCTAAATAATATGTTACAGACAGAATCAAGATTAAAAGTAGCAGACAATACTGGAGCAAAAGAAGTTTTAGTAATTAGAGTTTTAGGAGGAACAAAAAAACGTTACGCAAGTATTGGAGACAAGATTGTTGTATCAGTTAAATCTGCAACTCCTAACGGAACTGTAAAAAAAGGTCAAGTATCTAGAGCAGTTGTTGTAAGAACTAAAAAAGAAGTTAGACGTAAAGACGGGTCTTATATTAGATTTGACGATAACGCTTGTGTACTATTAAATCCTACTGAGGAGATGAGAGGAACACGTGTTTTTGGACCAGTTGCTCGTGAGCTTCGTGAGAAACAATTTATGAAAATTGTATCATTAGCACCTGAAGTGCTTTAAACTATTACACAAATGAAGAAGTTCAAATTAAAATCAGGAGATACTGTAAAAGTTATTGCAGGTGATCATAAAGGATCTGAAGGTAAAGTTTTACAAATTATCAAAGACAAGGATAGAGTATTGGTAGAAGGTGTGAATTTAGTTTCTAAACACACTAAACCAAGTGCACAAAGTCCTCAAGGTGGTATTGTAAAAAAAGAAGCATCATTACATATATCTAACGTTATGTTGATAGAAGATGGTGTAGCTGTAAGAGTTGGTTATAATGTTGATGGAGGTACTAAAACTAGAATCTCTAAAAAAACGAATAAATAGAATTAATCATGAGTTACGTACCAAGATTAAAAGCAGAATACAAAGAAAGAGTTATAAAAAGTCTTACTGAAGAATTCAGCTATAAGAATGTTATGCAAGTACCGAAATTAGAAAAAATTGTTGTTTCTAAAGGTGTTGGTGCTGCTATTGCAGATAAGAAATTAATAGATTATGCTGTAGAAGAGTTGACAAAAATTACTGGTCAAAAAGCAATTTCTACGATGTCTAAGAAAGATGTTGCATCTTTTAAATTACGTAAAGGAATGCCAATTGGTGTAAAAGTTACGTTAAGAGGAGATAAAATGTATGAGTTTTTAGACAGATTAGTTACTGCTTCTTTACCACGTGTAAGAGACTTTAACGGTATTAAAGCTAATGGATTTGATGGGAGAGGTAATTATAACTTAGGTATTACTGAGCAAATTATTTACCCAGAAATTAATATAGACCAAGTTAAGAAAATCAATGGAATGGATATTACATTTGTAACATCTGCTGAAACTGATAAAGAAGCGAAGTCATTATTAGGAGAATTAGGTTTACCATTCAAAAAAAATTAAGAAATGGCTAAAGAATCAATGAAAGCGCGTGAGCGCAAAAGAGAACGTACAGTTGCAAAGTATGCTGAGAAAAGAAAAGCTTTAAAAGAGGCTGGAGATTACGAAGCATTGCAAAAGTTACCAAAAAATGCATCACCAGTAAGATTACATAATAGATGTAAATTAACTGGACGTCCAAAAGGATATATGAGACAGTTTGGTATTTCTCGTGTAACTTTTCGTGAAATGGCTAATCAGGGATTGATACCAGGAGTTAAAAAAGCTAGTTGGTAGAAATTTCATTATAAGTCTATAAATAAAAATAGAAGGTGTATCTTTGCACGCTCTATTTTTTTTGAGTATTAGAATTTTAACTGATTAAAGGTTCAATTTTCACAGAGAAATCTGTAGCATAAATAGAGGAAATTGAAAACCATAGTCGCAATTTAAGTAAATATGTATACAGATCCAATTGCGGATTTTCTTACAAGAGTAAGAAATGCTATTGCAGCAGGACACAGAGTAGTGGAAATTCCAGCTTCAAATTTGAAGAAGGAAATGACTAAGATTTTGTTTGATCAAGGTTATATTTTGAGCTATCAGTTCAATGACGATAAGGTTCAAGGGACTATTAAGATCGCTTTAAAGTATGACAAGGAAACAAAAGAGTCAGTAATTAGAAAAATTCAACGTATCAGTACACCTGGTTTACGTAAATACGTGGGGTCTTCAGAGATGCCTAGAGTATTAAACGGTCTTGGTATTGCTATTGTTTCAACATCAAAAGGTGTTATGACAAACAAAAAAGCAAAACAAGAGAATGTTGGAGGAGAAGTTTTATGTTACGTTTATTAAACCTGAGAGATGAGTAGAATTGGAAAAAACCCAGTTAGCATCGCACAAGGTGTAGATGTAAGCATTAAAGACAACGTTATTACTGTAAAAGGAAAGTTAGGTGAATTATCACAAACTATTTCTGAAGGAATTACGGTAAGTATTGAAGATAACACTATCACTTTAGATAGAGCTTCAGAAAGTAAAGACCATAAAGCACAACATGGTTTAATGAGAGCATTGATCAATAATATGATCGAAGGTGTTTCTAAAGGATGGACTAAAGATTTAGAATTGGTAGGTGTTGGTTATAGAGCATCGAATCAAGGACAAAAGTTAGATTTAGCTTTAGGTTTCTCACATAATATTGTTTTAAACTTGGCTCCAGAAGTTAAAGTTGAAACTATTTCAGAGAAAGGGAAAAACCCAATCATTAAATTAACTTCGTTTGATAAACAATTAGTTGGTCAAGTAGCTGCAAAGATTCGTTCTTTCAGAACTCCAGAACCTTATAAAGGTAAAGGTGTTAAGTTTGTTGGTGAAGTATTAAGAAGAAAAGCAGGTAAGTCTGCATAATATATAGCATTATGGCATTATCAAAGCTACAAAGAAGAGCTAGAATTAAGCGTAGAATTAGAAAGATCGTTTCTGGTACTGCTACTAAACCAAGATTATCGGTTTATAGGAGTAACAAAGAGATTTATGCGCAACTAGTAGACGATGTAAACGGAGTTACTTTAGCTTCTGTTTCATCTAGAGATAAAGAAATAAAAGCAAGTTCTAAAGCTGAGGCAGCTACTGCAGTAGGAAAATCAATTGCAGAAAAAGCTACCAAATCAGGTATTGAAACAGTTGCTTTCGATAGAAATGGTTATTTATACCATGGTAGAGTTAAAGTATTAGCAGAAGCTGCAAGAGAAGCTGGTTTAAAATTTTAAGAAATTATGCAAGGTTATAAAAACGTAGAAAGAGTTAAACCAAGCGGATTAGAGCTTGTAGATAGATTAGTTGGTGTACAACGTGTAACTAAAGTAACAAAAGGGGGTAGAGCATTTGGTTTCTCTGCAATCGTTGTTGTTGGTGATGGTAATGGTGTTGTAGGTCATGGTTTAGGAAAATCTAAGGATGTTTCTTCTGCTATTGCAAAAGCAGTAGAAGATGCAAAGAAAAATTTAGTAAGAATACCTATTTTAGAAGGTACTTTACCTCATGAGCAAAAAGGTAAGTTTGGTGGTGCAAAAGTATTCATCAAGCCTGCTTCTCCTGGTACAGGGGTTATTGCTGGTGGTGCAGTTCGTGCAGTATTAGAATCTGTTGGTGTACATGATGTATTATCAAAATCTCAAGGTTCTTCAAATCCTCACAATGCAGTAAAGGCAACTTTTGATGCTTTACTTCAATTAAGAAGTGCAGCAGCAATTGCTAAGCAAAGAGGTATATCTTTAGAAAAAGTATTTAACGGATAAATCTAGAAGAGATGGCAAAAATTAAGGTTACACAAGTAAAAAGTCAAATCGGGCGTTTAAAGAATCAGAAAAGAACTTTAGAGGCTTTAGGTTTACGTAGATTAAACCAAACTGTTGAGCATGAGGCAACTCCATCAATCGTTGGTATGGTAAATAAAGTTTCACATTTGGTTTCTGTAGAGGAGTCAAAATAAGATATTTAAAATGAGTAGTTTACACAACTTAACACCAGCAGAAGGATCTGTTAAAAAAGGGAAAAGAATCGCACGTGGTGAAGGTTCTGGTCATGGAGGAACTTCTACAAGAGGTCACAAAGGGGCTAAATCTCGTTCAGGTTATTCTAGAAAAATAGGTTTTGAGGGTGGTCAAATGCCACTTCAAAGACGTGTGCCAAAATTTGGTTTCACGAACATAAACCGTAAAGAATATCAAGGTATCAATTTAGATAAATTACAATCTTTAGTTGATGCAGGGAAAATAAAAGATACAGTAGATTTAGATACTTTAGTAGCTAATAGATTGGCAGGTAAGAATGACTTGGTTAAGATATTAGGTAATGGAGAATTAAAAGCTAAATTAAATATAACTGTACATAAATTTACAGCATCAGCAAAAGCGGCAATTGAAGCTGCTGGAGGAGAAGCTGTTACTTTATAAGATCTCGTAAATGATGAATTTTATTAATAGATTAAAAGACATTTTCAGTATTGAAGAATTAAAAAACAAAATTCTTCTAACAATTGGTTTAATTGCTGTGTATCGTTTTATGGCTGCTGTTCCTTTACCAGGCGTAGATCCATTACAACTTGCAGCTTTAAAAGAAAGTACAGATGGTGGTCTTTTAGGTTTATTGAATGCATTTACAGGAGGGGCATTTGCTAGAGCGTCAGTAATGGCACTTGGTATTATGCCATATATTTCTGCATCTATTGTAGTTCAGTTAATGGGAATAGCTGTTCCTTATTTACAGAAGTTACAGAAAGATGGAGAAAGTGGACGTAAAAAAATTACACAAATAACTAGATGGTTAACAATAGCTATTACTTTAGTGCAAGCACCAACGTATATTACAGCTATTAAAACTCAATTTGGTCTTGGTCCTGAAGCCTTTTTGGTAAGTGGAGCAACATTTTGGGTTTCATCAATAATCATTTTAACTGCAGGTACTATTTTTGCAATGTGGTTAGGAGAGCGTATTACAGATAAAGGTGTTGGTAATGGTATATCATTATTAATTACTGTTGGTATTATTGCTAACTTTCCTGCTGCATTTTTACAAGAGTTTGTTGCTAAAACAACAAATGCTGGTGCAGGTGGAGTAATGATGATCTTAATTGAAATCATTGTTTGGTTCGTAGTAATTTTACTTACTGTTTTATTAGTTACTGCTGTAAGAAAAATTGCAGTTCAATATGCTAGAAGAACAGTTGCAGGAAACGTACAAAATGTTGCAGGGAGTAGAGATTATATTCCTTTAAAATTAAATGCAGCTGGTGTAATGCCTATTATTTTTGCACAAGCAATAATGTTTATTCCTATGGCTTTAGCTCAGAGGTTTCCATTTATGGCAAGTTTGCAAGATATTAATGGCTTAGGTTACAATGTGATTTTTGCATTGTTAATTATCATTTTTAGTTTTTTCTATACAGCGATTACTATTCCTACGAATAAAATGGCTGAAGATTTAAAAAGAAGTGGTGGTTTTATACCAGGAATAAGACCAGGTAAAGATACTGCAGAACGTTTAGATTCTGTTTTATCTAGAATTACATTTCCAGGTTCTTTATTTTTAGCGGCTTTATCAATTTTGCCAGCAATTGTAGTTCAGTTTGGAGTACAACAGAGTTGGGCAATGTTTTACGGAGGTACATCACTAATCATTATGGTTGGTGTTGCTATAGATACATTACAACAAATTAATTCCTATTTATTAAATCGTCATTATGATGGTTTAATGAAAACAGGAAACAGCAATAGAAAATCGAATAAATAGTATGGCTAAACAATCAGCAATTCAACAAGATGGGACTATTACAGAAGCATTATCAAATGCAATGTTTCGTGTAGAATTAGAAAACGGTCATATTGTTACGGCTCATATATCAGGTAAAATGCGAATGCATTATATTAAACTTTTACCAGGTGATAAGGTAAAGTTAGAAATGAGTCCATACGATTTAACGAAAGCAAGAATTACTTACAGATACTAAAAACAAAACAGATGAAAGTTAGAGCATCAGTTAAAAAGAGAAGTGCCGACTGCAAAATAGTGCGCAGAAAAGGTAGATTATACGTGATTAATAAACAAAATCCTAGATTTAAACAAAGACAAGGGTAATGGCAAGAATAGCAGGTATTGATATTCCAAAGAATAAAAGAGGAGTTATTGCTTTAACTTACATCTTTGGTATAGGAAACAGCAGAGCTAAAAAAGTTTTAGCAGAAGCTAAGGTTGATG contains the following coding sequences:
- the rplR gene encoding 50S ribosomal protein L18, yielding MALSKLQRRARIKRRIRKIVSGTATKPRLSVYRSNKEIYAQLVDDVNGVTLASVSSRDKEIKASSKAEAATAVGKSIAEKATKSGIETVAFDRNGYLYHGRVKVLAEAAREAGLKF
- the rpsH gene encoding 30S ribosomal protein S8 — encoded protein: MYTDPIADFLTRVRNAIAAGHRVVEIPASNLKKEMTKILFDQGYILSYQFNDDKVQGTIKIALKYDKETKESVIRKIQRISTPGLRKYVGSSEMPRVLNGLGIAIVSTSKGVMTNKKAKQENVGGEVLCYVY
- the rplV gene encoding 50S ribosomal protein L22 → MGVRKKNMADQLKADRKQRAFAKLTNCPTSPRKMRLVADQVRGVEVEKALQILKFSPKEASINLEKLLLSAIANWQAKNEDSSIEDAGLFVKSICVDSAGMLKRLRPAPQGRAHRIRKRSNHVTLELGSKNLSN
- the rpsQ gene encoding 30S ribosomal protein S17 gives rise to the protein MEKRNLRKERIGVVSSSKMEKSIVVSETKRVKHPMYGKFVLKTKKYVAHDEQNDCNEGDTVRIMETRPMSKSKRWRLVEILERAK
- the rplF gene encoding 50S ribosomal protein L6, with protein sequence MSRIGKNPVSIAQGVDVSIKDNVITVKGKLGELSQTISEGITVSIEDNTITLDRASESKDHKAQHGLMRALINNMIEGVSKGWTKDLELVGVGYRASNQGQKLDLALGFSHNIVLNLAPEVKVETISEKGKNPIIKLTSFDKQLVGQVAAKIRSFRTPEPYKGKGVKFVGEVLRRKAGKSA
- the rpsC gene encoding 30S ribosomal protein S3, whose protein sequence is MGQKTNPIGNRLGIIRGWESNWYGGNDYGDKIAEDDKIRKYIHARLSKASVSRVIIERTLKLVTVTITTARPGIIIGKGGQEVDKLKEELKKITGKEVQINIFEIKRPELDARLVATSVARQIENRISYKRAIKMAIAATMRMNAEGIKIQISGRLNGAEMARSEHFKEGRIPLSTFRADIDYALVEAHTTYGRLGVKVWIMKGEVYGKRELSPLVGLSKKQGGKGGDRSKRQPRRRK
- the rplP gene encoding 50S ribosomal protein L16 — its product is MLQPKRVKYRKVQKGKGNMSGNSQRGNQLSNGMFGIKSLDQNLLTSRQIEAARIAATRHMKREGQLWIKIFPDKPITKKPLEVRMGKGKGAPDHFVAVIKPGRILFEVGGVPMNVAKEALRLAAQKLPVRTKFVIARDFDINA
- the rplN gene encoding 50S ribosomal protein L14, with product MLQTESRLKVADNTGAKEVLVIRVLGGTKKRYASIGDKIVVSVKSATPNGTVKKGQVSRAVVVRTKKEVRRKDGSYIRFDDNACVLLNPTEEMRGTRVFGPVARELREKQFMKIVSLAPEVL
- the rplE gene encoding 50S ribosomal protein L5, coding for MSYVPRLKAEYKERVIKSLTEEFSYKNVMQVPKLEKIVVSKGVGAAIADKKLIDYAVEELTKITGQKAISTMSKKDVASFKLRKGMPIGVKVTLRGDKMYEFLDRLVTASLPRVRDFNGIKANGFDGRGNYNLGITEQIIYPEINIDQVKKINGMDITFVTSAETDKEAKSLLGELGLPFKKN
- the rpsN gene encoding 30S ribosomal protein S14, with amino-acid sequence MAKESMKARERKRERTVAKYAEKRKALKEAGDYEALQKLPKNASPVRLHNRCKLTGRPKGYMRQFGISRVTFREMANQGLIPGVKKASW
- the rpmC gene encoding 50S ribosomal protein L29; protein product: MKQSEIKELSTADLNEKLVALQKNYTDLKMAHAITPMENPLQLRSLRRTVARIATELTKRELQ
- the rplX gene encoding 50S ribosomal protein L24, whose amino-acid sequence is MKKFKLKSGDTVKVIAGDHKGSEGKVLQIIKDKDRVLVEGVNLVSKHTKPSAQSPQGGIVKKEASLHISNVMLIEDGVAVRVGYNVDGGTKTRISKKTNK